The Candidatus Eisenbacteria bacterium DNA segment ACCTTCGGGGCTCAGACGACCGATATCTCTTTCGGCCGTTCTCAAGATGGCGGCCCGGAATGGATTTTCTTTGATGTTCCCACACCCGGAGCGACAAATGCGGCCAGCGGTGTCGCTGATGAAGGGGCGTCCGGACTCCGTTTCAGGCTTCTTGGAAATGCCCCCAATCCGGCGCGGGACGGCACCCGGATCACTTTTCAGATTCCCGATGCGCGCCGTGTGGTCCTTCGGGTTATCACACCCGACGGCCGTGAGGTTACCAGACTATACGATGGAATGTTAAATACAGGCGGCCATATCGTAACATGGGATGCGCGGGATGATGCGGGCCGGCGTGTTCCCGCGGGCGTTTACTTCTACAAGCTGAATGCCGGCCAGGATCAGGCCTCGGGGAAGATTCTGCTGATCCGCTGATACCATTGAATCATTCTAGCTAGCGATCGATGAAGATACCGTGCTCCGGAGTGTGCCGGAGCACGCTGTTTTTATACGTCTCCGCATTGTACGCATCTTCTCCCCCGCCGTCATCGATGAAGAGGGAATAGCTCGTTCCTCCATGATAGTCGTTTCCGCCGGCCCGGGCCGGTCCCGGGCTGTAGATATAACGATCGGATCCTTCGAGATCGTGAAAGAAACAGATGCTATTGTGGGCGGACGCCCCCAATGAAAAGAATTGCCCGCCGTTGTAAAAATCGTTTCCTGATTCATCGATAAAGAGCGTGACGCATTCATCCCAAGCAAGGCCCTGGGCGACGCCTTGACGGGTCGAGTATTGATCATTACCGCCCTCTTCAATAAAGACACCGACGGCCTGATGCGCCGCAAAGCCCTGATTATAACGGGAACCGATATAGGTATCGTCTTCAGCTCCGCGGGCGGCCAGCAAACCGAAACCGTAATAATATCCGCCGCCCTGGGAGAAATTGCCCGCTTCGAGCCGGTCTTCACCACCGCCATCCACCAGGATTCCCAATCCGCCTGATGCCATGGTGCGGAAACCCATGCCGCAGCCCTGGGACCAGGCATCGAAGATCCCTGCATCTCCATAACCTGTCGGATAAACCCCCTTGGCATAGTAGCGGTCGTCGCCGGCTTGATCCACGAGGCTTCCAATACCTTTGGCCAGCCCTATTCCCTGAACATGAAGATCACCCTCATATTGATCATTTCCGGAATGATCCAGGATAAAGCCCAGGCCGAAGAGACCGACGGCTTGGCAGTAGGAGCGGCCCCGGTAGATATCATCACCTCCGGCATCATGGATCCAGCCGATGCCGTAGTAGCCGACGCCTTGGCACCATTGCATTCCGATATAGCTGTCATCTCCCGACAGATCGAGGAGGCCGCCGATTCCCAGGCATCCCGCCCCTTGGGATCCCTTTGTCGTTGATTCATAGGCGTCATCACCGCAAAGATCGATGCAGACGGCGACCGGAAGATCCCACCCGTTATTGCCGCCGCTGTTTCCCGAGTAAAAATCATTTCCGCCGAGATCAATGATAAAGGCGGTGTCGGTTTCCCGATACCAGTGATCGCCTGTGCCGCCGATAAGCATCCGGCCTGCAGGGGTCACCTGATCGAGGAGTATTTCAACCGCCAGCGTATCGCTGTAGATTGAGCGCAAAAATCGCCCCGCCTCTTCCGCCCAAAGGGGATCGGTCAACGTGGCAAGTGACGCGGCCGCCTCCAGAAGGGCCGGATAATCTATCTTTTGTGCAAGTTCAATCAAGCGCTTGTTCTTTTCGAACCGGCCGGTGTCTTCATCAAAGTGGATATAGATATCCTCGGCGAAAGCATCCGAGAGATTCCATCTTTCTGTTTCAAGAAAGCGCTTTTCGTCATCGGTGAGAGCGGCGAAAGCCCGCCGGTGCGCCTGTTCCGCCTGCTGTAGAACCCGCTCAATCTGATGCAAGAGGGGTTGAATGAGCCGGCGCCTGTGGGCTCGGCGTGATGGCGTTGAGACAGGAATCGCAAGAGGGATCAGTCGTTTCACCGCACTCCGGTTAATGTTAAAATCCGCGGCCAGAAGAGGTGAGGCATTCTCAAGAACTTGCAAGGAGCATTGGGCATTCAGGAATAGATCGGTGATATGCCGCGAAACGGCCTCAAGCCGGAAGGGATTCCTGTGAACATAGATCATGCTCTCCAATCTGAACGGATCGCAGCCGCTGTGGCAGCGATTCAATCGCTTTAACAAATCCTCTGTCTCGGCGCGGAAACCATATTTTTCAGTGAGGGACCAGAAGAGAGGTGTCAGGGCGCTGTTGCGATAGCGGGTCGGCGGATAGATGGTGGCATTCACCCGCGGTTCGGGCCATCGGGCTTCAGGGCGGAGACCCAGGACCACGGGTAAATCGAGGATCTCCTGCGAGACCTCCGCCGTTCCGGCCAGCCTGTCGCCGGACTTGAGCTGTTCAAGGGTGTGGGACGGATCACGCCAGAATTCAATTTGCCGGGGGCGTGCAACCGGCTCTCCATTGATCTCCATCGTCTTATACACGGCATTGCGGATAACGCGCAGGGGACAGGGCGCGCCGGCCTGCTTGCCTTCAAGCGCGCCGGTGAAGATGGCGCGGACGGATTCGGCGGGGCATGTGAAGGGCTTCCCATAGAGACCGATGATAATGTCATGGAGTTGAAGACCGCCCTGATCGGCCGGCGAATCGGGGAAGACGGCCGTGACCCTGAGCCCGCATTCCGCTCCGTGCAGTGACGGCGTCCCGCCGAGACGGCCTTCAATGTCGGGAAGGGGAGAGACCGGTTCGGTGTAAATCCCAAGCCAGCCGCGATCATCTTTTGCCGCGGCCTCCGCTGCAGAGGCGGAAAGGAATCCAAGAAGTGCAAGGATTCCGATGAAGGTTATGATGGCGCTCCAACCCATCCGGCCCATGATCTTTCCTCCTGATTTGCCCGCGGTCGTTTTAGTTCACCTCTTCTGGTTTAGCAGATCGGCGAGGGAATACAAAGCCGGATCGGTAATAAAACCGATCCGGCGTCAGCAGCGAAAATCTGGGAGGATCTGTCAGGTCCGTCGCAACTAAATTCCAGCCCCCGGAGGGTTGATCCTGTTCAATACCGCTTTCACGGAATTCATTGGTATAGAAAGGTGGACTTTTTCATCGGAGTTCTCGACATCGATCGTCAGATTGATGCCCTCTTTCCGAATGAGAACGGTCTCATTGCCGGATTCCACCTCGACAAAGACAGCGTCCGGTATCTTTTCCAGCTCGGAAATGGATTCCATCGCCAAATAAATCCACGGTTCCGTCCCCGGATCGAGATCAAAATCCAATGCCGATTTGGGAACAAAGCCTAGAGCTGTTTGAACCACGAAACCCGGAATGTATAGCGAGATATGGTCGCCGTGCGGCCCGTATTCCGTGTACTGGATTTTCAACACCCCGGCCCTGTGGACCGATGCGGTGAGAAAGAGAAGGCAGAAGAAAAGAGCGATGACGGTCCCGCCAAAACTCAACAGAAAACGGTTTCTGGACGCCATGGTTCACCTCAATCGTCTTGAGTGGATTTCTTGTCGATCCATACACGAACAATATCATCATCGTCATGCACGGTGATGAGACCCGTCTCGCCTTCTTTCGTCAAGGCCTCTATAGCCGCAAGGATATTGAGTTCGTGGGGATCATCGGTCGTCAACGCGTCAATCACGTGGATGGGGAGATTGATCTCCACCTTTTCACGAGGGCCATCCCCGCTCTTCTTGTGTTTTCTCGATTCGACATGAATCAATATGCGGTCGCCTTCCTTGCTGATTCTCACGATTTCATCATCTTCCTCAATCGTCACATATTCGCCATCCTCGGATTTTCTGAGAATCTCACCGAGCTTGTCAAACTCGATGCCGGCAAGGTCGAGCTCATCCAGTTCCAGAATGCCGTCGTGAAGTTCATCCGTCTCGATCATCGGTAGAATCGATTCCACCAGATTGAGCGGCAGATTGATTTTGACGCGGTCTCCGTCGCTGCCGGCTTCATTGACATAAACATGAATCCAAAAATCTCCAGATGCGCCGGCGCCAAGAGGCAAGCAAAGGGCTACCGCCAATCCCAGGAGCAAAATCTTCTTCAACATGATGCCACCTCCCGTTTTCATACTCCGGCCTGATCGATGGGTCGATTCGCCGTCTGTGAAAGATCTCCTTCCCGGGAAGCGTTCAACCGCCATCCGGCCCGGGTTCATTTAGACTTACGCAGGCCCGGGAGCGAAGGTTCCCTTGAGAATGAAGGTGGGACTGTGGTAAAAATTCACACAAGTGAGTATTATCGATGCATGGGATGCCGATCGCCCACCAGCGGTGTGACGGCGGCAAATTAACTGACAGTTATATAACGAGTTACGCTTTCTTTTTTATTTTGCATTTCGGGCATTGCCGGTACGGTCCTTGCCTATAGAGCTCCCAGAACATTTACGGGAGGTAGAGATGAAGGACTCCTGCAGGCACTTTCCAGTCATCCTGGTAGCGATGATTCTCCTCTTCGCATCATTGACGGCATCTGTTTCCGCCGATGCTCTCATCATTGAAAAGATCGAGGTCCAAGGGAATCTCCGGACAAGTGCGGGGCGGATCATCGCGGTATCGGGTTTAGCGACCGGTGATCCGGCGACGCCCGAGACGATTCATTCCGCCGCGCATCGCCTTCGTTCCTCGTCATACTTCAGTGAAGTGGAAGTTTATACTCGCGCCGGTACGGCTCCGGGCCGTGTTGTTGTCGTCTTCAGCGTTTCGGAAAACCGCCCTCATTTTCGCTTGGGGATGGGGTATGAAGATCTCTCCGGATGGTACCTGATCCCCTTACAGCTCAATCTCGATAATTTGACGGGCCATGGGGAGATTTTAAATTTAAGCGCACGCGTCGGATGGCGCCTGTCCGGCCTCGTTCTGACTTACCAAAACATTTCTCTCTCCGACCCCCGCCGCTTCTTTGAGCTTCAGCTCAAGGGTGAGTCGGTCGACCGGTTGTACTTTCTTGAAGGAACGGAAATCAGCCAGGTCGTCTCGCAGAGTGGATTAGGTTTTCATGGAGAAGTACCCGTTGCAGATCATCTGAATCTCGGCGGATGGTTTGATGTAGAGTCTTTTGAGCCCGATTCCTCCGCGGAAGTATACCGTAAGAATGAAATGCAGGACCGCCGGGAGGGAGACATTGTTCCCTTTGAGGATCTGCCAACCGGAATTCAATCAGAGGTCGGGCGGCGGACCCTGGTGAGTATTGGAATGTCCCTCGGCATCGATACCCGCCGGGGCGGCGGTCTGCGGACCAGGGGATTGTGGGGGCGAACATTAGGGGAGTACATTTTCAGCGAGAAAGACGGCTTCCCTGCTTGGCATTGGGATTTGAGGGCTTATACACCGATCGGCTCCAGGCTTCAACTATCGGCCCGGAGCCTGGCGGGAAGCGTCTCCTCCAAAGCGCCCTTTTACAAACGATACTATCTTGGCGGGCTCTATACGGTTCGCGGTTATCCAAGCCATTCCCTTTCCACGCCTGAAGGACATTTGAATTTCGCCACCTTGTCGCTTGAGCTGCGGGCCGCATGGATCGGCGCCGCCGTTGACCCGCTGTTGACCGGCTTGGTTTTCTGCGATCTCGGCACCGGTTGGAATGACCGTTGGCCGGATGCGGGGGATATTTCGGCCGGCATCGGATATGGTTTCCGGCTGCGGATGCCATGGATCGGCCGTCTGGGATTGGATATCGGATATCCTCTGAATCCCTCTCCGGTCAAGGAATCCTTTCACATTAATGCCAGCATCGGATGGACATTCTAATTATGCGGAGGCAGCCGGAAAGGGTGCGGCGGATGATGAGAGGCCGGTTTATGAATAGCCGGATCGCAAGGCGCTTAATAATAATGCTCCTCGGAGTTCTGGGAGGGACTCTGCCGGGAGCCTCGCTCGCCGGCGAAGTCGTGATTGAATCATTGGAACCGGCACGGAGGGACAGCATCCTCACTTGCACTTTAGTGACCCGCGGATTGCCGGATGCGCCGTCCAGGGAAACGATCCTGAGCGGTCTCCCTTCATCCCTCGTGATCTCGTTCACACTGTTGGACGAATCGGGGCAGGAGTTGGAAAGCTCCCGCGTTGAAGTGCGCATTGAACCGGACTTGTGGGAGGACGTCATTTTTATTAGAACGCCGTTTCTTGATCAAAAGGCCGAATCGATAGAGGCGGTCGTTGAACAGCTTCATCGACTGGGTCCTCTGCCGGTGCATCCCTTGAATCATCTTCCCGAAAACTTGCCGCTGCAGATTCGTTCCCGCTTGTCTATTTATCCTTTGGCGCCGGCCGAGATCCTCCGCGTCAAAG contains these protein-coding regions:
- a CDS encoding PDZ domain-containing protein, with translation MGRMGWSAIITFIGILALLGFLSASAAEAAAKDDRGWLGIYTEPVSPLPDIEGRLGGTPSLHGAECGLRVTAVFPDSPADQGGLQLHDIIIGLYGKPFTCPAESVRAIFTGALEGKQAGAPCPLRVIRNAVYKTMEINGEPVARPRQIEFWRDPSHTLEQLKSGDRLAGTAEVSQEILDLPVVLGLRPEARWPEPRVNATIYPPTRYRNSALTPLFWSLTEKYGFRAETEDLLKRLNRCHSGCDPFRLESMIYVHRNPFRLEAVSRHITDLFLNAQCSLQVLENASPLLAADFNINRSAVKRLIPLAIPVSTPSRRAHRRRLIQPLLHQIERVLQQAEQAHRRAFAALTDDEKRFLETERWNLSDAFAEDIYIHFDEDTGRFEKNKRLIELAQKIDYPALLEAAASLATLTDPLWAEEAGRFLRSIYSDTLAVEILLDQVTPAGRMLIGGTGDHWYRETDTAFIIDLGGNDFYSGNSGGNNGWDLPVAVCIDLCGDDAYESTTKGSQGAGCLGIGGLLDLSGDDSYIGMQWCQGVGYYGIGWIHDAGGDDIYRGRSYCQAVGLFGLGFILDHSGNDQYEGDLHVQGIGLAKGIGSLVDQAGDDRYYAKGVYPTGYGDAGIFDAWSQGCGMGFRTMASGGLGILVDGGGEDRLEAGNFSQGGGYYYGFGLLAARGAEDDTYIGSRYNQGFAAHQAVGVFIEEGGNDQYSTRQGVAQGLAWDECVTLFIDESGNDFYNGGQFFSLGASAHNSICFFHDLEGSDRYIYSPGPARAGGNDYHGGTSYSLFIDDGGGEDAYNAETYKNSVLRHTPEHGIFIDR
- a CDS encoding BamA/TamA family outer membrane protein, producing MKDSCRHFPVILVAMILLFASLTASVSADALIIEKIEVQGNLRTSAGRIIAVSGLATGDPATPETIHSAAHRLRSSSYFSEVEVYTRAGTAPGRVVVVFSVSENRPHFRLGMGYEDLSGWYLIPLQLNLDNLTGHGEILNLSARVGWRLSGLVLTYQNISLSDPRRFFELQLKGESVDRLYFLEGTEISQVVSQSGLGFHGEVPVADHLNLGGWFDVESFEPDSSAEVYRKNEMQDRREGDIVPFEDLPTGIQSEVGRRTLVSIGMSLGIDTRRGGGLRTRGLWGRTLGEYIFSEKDGFPAWHWDLRAYTPIGSRLQLSARSLAGSVSSKAPFYKRYYLGGLYTVRGYPSHSLSTPEGHLNFATLSLELRAAWIGAAVDPLLTGLVFCDLGTGWNDRWPDAGDISAGIGYGFRLRMPWIGRLGLDIGYPLNPSPVKESFHINASIGWTF